Below is a genomic region from Caulobacter rhizosphaerae.
ACGTTGACCAGGAAACTGGCGGTGTGAATGTTGCCCGTCGTTGTGGTGGCCGCCGTCTCGAGATCGGTTGGAAAGATCGCCGTCACCAACAGGCCGAGCGTGGCGACCCACAGGAGCAGCACCGCGGCGCGACCCGGCAAGGATCTGGGGCCGGCCAGGGCCATTCCCAATCCGAGCGTCAGGCAGCCTACGGCCAGCGCCACGAAGGCCGTCGTCATGATCCAGCCAAGACGCCCGACCGCATAGTCGCTGATCATATGGTCGACGGGCGTGTAGTCCGGCCGAAGACCATGCAGCAGGACAAGCATCACGATGAAATAGCCGAAACAGCCCATGGCGACCTCGGCCAAGCGCTTC
It encodes:
- a CDS encoding DUF998 domain-containing protein is translated as MAEVAMGCFGYFIVMLVLLHGLRPDYTPVDHMISDYAVGRLGWIMTTAFVALAVGCLTLGLGMALAGPRSLPGRAAVLLLWVATLGLLVTAIFPTDLETAATTTTGNIHTASFLVNVTSLILCSLLFAIGFHRSEDWRGYRWIGSAMAIVVLGAFIAQFLTLHRGAPYGLTNRLFVAVLMIWFLATARQLRRVSLQRQGPIAPNA